TGCATTGGAAAAGCCACTGACTGGGGATAGGTAACACCGTGTGGTCCATCACcagctgctagaagcttcttGCTGGGGGGATGTTATTGTAGCAGACAGATGCTCTCCTGTCACCGCTggcctgcctcagtttccccagacACGAGCAGAGCCGGCAGCTGCTCTCAGGGGCAACACTGCGAAACTCAATGCCTCCCTTCGGAAGGCCTGTGACTGGCACCAGTGGGACCAAGGGGCCAGGACTGGGGTGACCAGCAGAAAGGTCTTGCATGGCAAAGGATTTTGGTTCTGTGAGTGGTTTGGTAAATACATTTCAGCCATCCATACAGTTCAATCCCATGCTGTATGCAAGAgagtttctctttcctttcaccTCTCTGGCAAATCCAGGTAGATacctgctgctgagccagccAGGCACCCCGACATCCAGATAGCTGTTCTTGTTCTAAGGCCGCAATTTTTATAACCTTTTCCTCACTTTCTAGttctttttcttgcattgcATTGCATTCATGGTCCAAGTCTTCCAGTGACCTGTCGGGGTCCCACAGGGTAAACGGTCCAGGTGCCACGTGGGGAAGGTTTAACTGCAAGAGTCCTTGGGTTTCCATACAGTTCTTGGGGCTTTTTGGCTGCATGTAACAGCATGGGTTCAAGTGATGTTCTCGGAGCCTGTAAGATCATCACATGTTGGTGGGGGTTAAGGACACTGCTGCTCAGGAGCTGGGATGGGAGCTGAGCCTTCAGCATCCTGAGCGAGGGAGGGTTTTaatgacagaagaaagggaggaacCAGGATGACTTTGcatgctcttttcttccctgcaaacATTGTCCTTAATCGTTTTTTCAGGGAACACGAAAAAGAAGTGCAGAATCGGAAGAGGGGCAAGAGGCCCAGGGGCAGGCCCAGGAAACATGTGGTGAGTTCTGGTTGTGGTGGAAATCCACAGCTGTGACAGTGCTGAAGGGGCTTTGGAAGGCACCTGTGAGTGTCTGCCCACAGCACAGGGTGCTAAGCCTCTGGAGGGGGGTGAGGACGCAGCAATACCCGCAGACCCCGGGTTAGGGGCTTTGAAGATTGCACTGATGGGAAGGTGGATGAGGATGCCTGCAAGGAGGATGTCCCTTCTTCGCTGCTCCTGGCAATGGTGTAGAAGGAGACAGAAGAGTTCCCGAGCATCAGGGTCCTGCTTGGTATTTAAGCCTGCTCAGTTTTGTGCTGTATGCTCCCGAATTCATTTCATGCCAGAGGACGAGCAGATCAGCTAACATGGAGAAAGAACCTGTGTGTGTTTGAGGCACCTGGCCAGGCAACACTGAAGGATTTGCAATGCCCATAATGGATCTTTGGTAACTTGTGTTAACTTTCCCTGTCCCTCTCCATTGCTTTGCAGGAACCAGAGATGCCTGCAAAAACTAAGTCAAGtagctcctcttcctccacatcttcctcttcctcctcttctgatGAAGAGGATGAAAGTGACCTGGAAGCAAAGAGAGGTCCCCGCAGCAGAGAGACTCACCCGGTACCACAGAAGAAAGCTCAGATCCTGGTGGCAAAGCCTGAAATGAAAGACACTTCCAGGAAGAAGCGTGGGCGGAAACCTCTTCCcccagagcagaaagcagctcgAAGGACCGTGAACCTGACAAAGGTGCTGAAAACCTCCCGGAAGGAGGTGGGTGGCAGCACCAAGCTGATGGggaagctgcagccccagcacagcacgCAGGGCTCAGGCATGGCTGCGCTGAAGGACCCGCCAGGCACCTTGGCTGGGCTCAGCTCAGGGGGGTCGTCTGCAGAAAACCTGCCCAACATGACGAAGAGCGGCTCCACGAGCCCAAACCGGGCCATCAGCTGGCAGAGCTCCATTGTGCACTACATGAACAGGATGTCCCAAAGCCAGAACTTGGCAGAGACCTCTCccctgggcaggctggcacTGAAGTCGCAGGCAACCAGTAAGAGTGGCTTAGGGCTGGACTTAAAAATGAGGAACCAGAAAGGATCTGGGGAGCTTGGGCTGAGCATGCAGGGACCCAAGACTGCTAAAGCTCCTAGCAGCGGCGCTGGAGGGGACCAGAAATCGGGGTTTGCTGTGGGAGGCCAGATGTTGCACAACGGCAGCAAGACACCTGCGGGCTCATCCGGGGCCAGTAGCCAGCCAGCTTCCAGCCAGGAGCTGAACCTCCAAGCTCTAAATCTGCAGAGTGTCAAAAATGGGCCAAGTGTGGCCAGCGGGAGCAGCATCCCTCGCCACCTCTGCAGCGCCCTGTCCAAAGGCTCCAGCGGTGGCACAGCAGCAAGCGTGGGTGCCAGCGGCACAAAGGGCAGTGCGGTGGGTGCTGGGTTGAATGCTACCAGCGCCAGTGTGCTCTCAGGGGGGGACAGCAGCAAGAGTGAGAAGCAGGGACACCGGGCAGGTGACAGGGACTTggccaaaagcagcacagctggcacacAGGAGGGGCACGCAGCCACAGAGAACCACAAGCCTGCTGCCCTTTCCGAAATGAGCACCGGCGAAGAGACCAGCTCAGATTCAGACCGGGATTCGGCTTCCTTCCCGGGTGTGAGTCAGAACATGTCTGTCTCCATCCAGACCAGCCAGGACTGGAAACCCACCCGCAGCCTGATTGAGCACGTCTTTGTCACCGACGTCACCGCTAACCTGATCACAGTGACAGTCAAGGAGTCCCCCACCAGCGTTGGGTTTTTCAACCTGCGGCAATACTGAGCCCAGGTGCatgagaggagggagagggtcCTTCACCCTCTCCCTCAGCTTTGCCCAGCTCTTCAtcaggtttttcttccttcaagtGAACATGGAGACCTTGTGAGACCTACCAGGACTCATGTCTAGAGAGGCTTGAGAAAGACACAGTGAAACCTGCTCAGAACTGCCAGATGGAtccctcccagcttctctcCATCCTCTTCCGGAGCAGTGCCCCGAGCAGAGGTTGCTGGTGCCATTCTCCGGGAGCAGGggcactggtgctgctgggggtgaCAGGCTGGCAAGTTTTGAGCCAGGCTTCACTGTACACGGGTTTCTTTGCTTTACAGCTTGAAACAGCAGATGACAAGGTCTGCAGCTctctggcagcagggagaggacaTGGAGCTGCGATGGGCCAGGCTTATActtgggagaggaaaaggagatcctttcctttcctctagGCTCACCACGAATCTGTCTGTGAGCCGTGGGGAGTCACAAGTCAATCCAAATGAGacagccactgctcccagcccttgagggctgctggggggtggctgtatatggggttttttcaggGTACGCTCAGCCCAGCCACCCCTCTGGGCAAGGCCACTTCCAATGATGAAGTCCACGACATTCCTGTTGTGGTTTCCAGCTGATAGGGAAatattgtttacatttttttattagggaaaaatctttttctttttttctttttttttttttttttgagggagggGAATAAACCCCGTCTAAGGAAGACTGAATCCACTGATGAGGTGGGTGTCCAGGGTGCCTCTTTCAGAGCAAGGGACAGCTGGTAGTGGGTACCTCCTTGCTGCCCAGGGAGGGTCCCGCGTTGGgagccagcaggagctgctggcttcTTTGCAGTGACTTGActttcagaggaaagcaaagcccAAAGTGCTgtgcagcccagggagccccagcactgctcctctgCCTCATCCCAGCATCTTCCCCTCCCATTCACCAGTTGCCAGGCACTTGCAGGGACTGAGCTGGggaatattttttaagtcttgCAGAACATGAGaacccttccagcagcagctagGTTGGTAGCTAGCGTCTGTGAGGTCggtgctgctgttcagccaaAAAGCAGTGCCAGGGGTGGGTGAGCCCTCCCTGCTGGGAGCCAGGCCAGACCCAACTTTGGATGCTCACTGGGTTTGACTCACTCTGATCATCCACgtttttctgcagctggagggctCAGCAGCTGGTCAAGAACACCTGCACGTGTGGTCTGGAGCAgtgggaaagaggagaggagagagaggatgGTCAGGGCCACACAGGGGCAGTGGGTACCTCAGGCTGCTGTTCCCCGAGAAGCCAGAGGGCCTGCAGCAGCCGTTCCCCTTCATCTTGCCatcctgtgccagcagccagggtgTTCTTTTTGGCTTGTAATTGCAACCAGTAGTGGCTTTTTTACAGAGGtctttttccctgctgtagAGTACTCTTACAAACCAAAATTAGCAGCAGTAGTTCAGGCAGAGTTTAGTAGCATTCAAGGTCATTTTCATTCCGTTAGTGCTGAACTCCTTTCTCAGAGGAGATGATaagcctgcagcctgccagtgcctccAAAGGGCTGTCCTTCGGGTGACTGCTCGGGTCTAGGGTGACTGCTTGGTGTGTGCGTGAACAGGCACCACTTCAGGGGTCACTGCTTGCCAGGCGACTGACTTGGCACCAGGACTGGCATCTTACTTTGCTACAGGCAGGGGCACTTGCAAGTGTCATCACACACATGAGTGTGGAGATAAATGGACCAAACGGGGGGTACAGGTACTTCTGACCCCCCCCACCGCGACGCATCAGCCCACTGCAGTcgcatttgctgctgctggctggcgGCAGTGCAATTCTCAGGTGAAATGAAACGCTGGCGCTGGCTGCACGTGCTGCCCAGTTCAAGGGATGGATGGTTGTTCTGTGCACTCAGCTGCAGCCTCCACCGGGGCAGGCTCCTCTGCACCAGAGGTGCTCCCCCTTCACTTTTGTGTTTAATCCCCAGCTGTCCTCTTGGTCATGGCCTTGAGTTTGTTGTGTTacagagctgagcacagcatCCTGTGTGAGCCAGCAACGTGCCAGCAAGCTGGAGCGGGTGGAGGCATACCAATGCCTTGCTGCCGGAGCGATGCAGCAGGCGCCTTGGCGCCAGTGCTGCCCCagtgcagccaggcagccttGAATGCCAGGTGTcaggcagcctggggcagggggtttGCTGGGGACTGGCGcagccttgctctgctgctgcccgcCCAGCCCTGCAATGTGCTGCACGTCATTCTGCAAGGCAAAGGGCcaaggggagaggagggagtgTTGTCCGCGCAGAAGGTTCCCAAGGACAGAGTTTCTGTTGAGCTCCACGATGCCAAAACGTCAGTCTGCGCTGTTTACCTTCTAGTCTTTAACTTTGCCAAACGAGCTACCGTTGCTTTGAACAGTCCAAGGAAACGTTGGCCTGTGTCAGCAGAAACGAATGCTCCGGACATGGTCTCTCTGCTGGGTGTGCTTTTGTGCTGGGGAAATCAGTGTTTTGGGAGAAGAGTCAAGGAATCTGAGCATGGAGGTAATGCTCTTCCCCACACACTGAATGTTTGCTACTTGGCCTTTGCAAATCCAAACCGAATGACAATGTGCCTTTTGGACCGTCCTTA
The Falco rusticolus isolate bFalRus1 chromosome 1, bFalRus1.pri, whole genome shotgun sequence genome window above contains:
- the CBX2 gene encoding chromobox protein homolog 2, whose product is MEELSSVGEQVFAAECILSKRLRKGKLEYLVKWRGWSSKHNSWEPEENILDPRLLLAFQKKEHEKEVQNRKRGKRPRGRPRKHVEPEMPAKTKSSSSSSSTSSSSSSSDEEDESDLEAKRGPRSRETHPVPQKKAQILVAKPEMKDTSRKKRGRKPLPPEQKAARRTVNLTKVLKTSRKEVGGSTKLMGKLQPQHSTQGSGMAALKDPPGTLAGLSSGGSSAENLPNMTKSGSTSPNRAISWQSSIVHYMNRMSQSQNLAETSPLGRLALKSQATSKSGLGLDLKMRNQKGSGELGLSMQGPKTAKAPSSGAGGDQKSGFAVGGQMLHNGSKTPAGSSGASSQPASSQELNLQALNLQSVKNGPSVASGSSIPRHLCSALSKGSSGGTAASVGASGTKGSAVGAGLNATSASVLSGGDSSKSEKQGHRAGDRDLAKSSTAGTQEGHAATENHKPAALSEMSTGEETSSDSDRDSASFPGVSQNMSVSIQTSQDWKPTRSLIEHVFVTDVTANLITVTVKESPTSVGFFNLRQY